One genomic window of Rhinolophus ferrumequinum isolate MPI-CBG mRhiFer1 chromosome 23, mRhiFer1_v1.p, whole genome shotgun sequence includes the following:
- the LIME1 gene encoding lck-interacting transmembrane adapter 1 isoform X1, with protein sequence MALAGAGLHRMGPQMSSAPATLWVLGCLALVLWLWVLCTGCHRKQARRQQSELQGSVMQSLPLLRPPHLCSLSKSDTRLHELCRSPPGCRAPRPVSMDLLRLQCLEGSRGTTRPQAAFSQRELPRPGPAPSATQPSISHEATYSNVGLAAIPRASLAASPVVWAGARLTRSCARPGPEARSVVAEYACIQKLKGAGLGPQGLEQGRAEGTPAIQVDILYSRVNKQKRRDPEPATDQQDLRDGGEARQGDAAPSPDLAAPHEGHPARKPALPGGGGGACGPELRKGQGRPGGRVPRAGPLPAARAGAAGPGRGLGAQTNGSAAGPGHGPPQNVDTTRRPMGARRGRGRAEGAGQVTASG encoded by the exons ATGGCCTTG GCTGGTGCAGGACTTCACAGGATGGGGCCACAGATGTCCTCGGCCCCAGCCACCCTCTGGGTCCTAGGGTGCCTGGCCCTGGTCCTTTGGCTCTGGGTGCTGTGCACAGGCTGCCACAG GAAGCAGGCGCGGAGGCAGCAGTCAGAGCTGCAGGGCAGCGTGATGCAG TCACTGCCATTGCTGAGGCCACCGCACCTCTGCTCCCTCAGCAAATCGGACACCAGATTGCATGAGCTATGCCGGAGCCCTCCAGGCTGCAGGG ctccacGGCCTGTCAGCATGGATCTCTTGCGCCTGCAATGTTTGGAGGGGTCCAGAGGCACCACCAGGCCCCAGGCAGCCTTCTCACAGCGGGAACTGCCCCGGCCCGGGCCTGCTCCCTCTGCCACCCAGCCCTCCATCAGCCATGAGGCCACCTATTCCAACGTGGGGCTGGCTGCGATCCCCAGGGCCAGCCTGGCAGCCAGCCCTGTCGTGTGGGCAGGAGCACGGCTGACCAGAAGCTGTGCCAGACCTGGGCCTGAGGCCAGGTCCGTGGTGGCTGAGTATGCTTGCATCCAGAAGCTCAAGGGAGCAGGTCTGGGGCCCCAAGGCCTGGAGCAGGGGAGGGCCGAGGGGACCCCAGCCATTCAG GTGGACATCCTGTACTCCAGGGTCAACAAGCAGAAAAGGAGAGACCCAGAACCTGCCACAGACCAGCAGGACCTCAGGGACGGGGGA GAAGCCCGCCAAGGAGACGCGGCCCCTTCCCCGGATCTGGCGGCTCCGCACGAGGGCCACCCCGCGAGGAAGCCGGCCCTCcccggcggcggtggcggcgcgTGCGGGCCAGAACTTCGCAAAGGCCAGGGGCGTCCCGGAGGGCGGGTGCCACGAGCTGGGCCCCTACCCGCGGCCCGCGCGGGAGCAGCCGGCCCGGGGCGGGGCCTCGGAGCGCAGACCAATGGGAGCGCGGCTGGCCCGGGCCACGGTCCACCTCAGAATGTTGATACAACGCGCAGACCAATGGGCGCgcgccgggggcggggccgcgcggagggggcggggcaggtcACAGCTTCGGGGTAG
- the LIME1 gene encoding lck-interacting transmembrane adapter 1 isoform X2 — translation MALAGAGLHRMGPQMSSAPATLWVLGCLALVLWLWVLCTGCHRKQARRQQSELQGSVMQSLPLLRPPHLCSLSKSDTRLHELCRSPPGCRAPRPVSMDLLRLQCLEGSRGTTRPQAAFSQRELPRPGPAPSATQPSISHEATYSNVGLAAIPRASLAASPVVWAGARLTRSCARPGPEARSVVAEYACIQKLKGAGLGPQGLEQGRAEGTPAIQVDILYSRVNKQKRRDPEPATDQQDLRDGGVSLTRGSNLACEAPPLRGLSVDKGLLENVYESIQEMRAPERQEPPKCSY, via the exons ATGGCCTTG GCTGGTGCAGGACTTCACAGGATGGGGCCACAGATGTCCTCGGCCCCAGCCACCCTCTGGGTCCTAGGGTGCCTGGCCCTGGTCCTTTGGCTCTGGGTGCTGTGCACAGGCTGCCACAG GAAGCAGGCGCGGAGGCAGCAGTCAGAGCTGCAGGGCAGCGTGATGCAG TCACTGCCATTGCTGAGGCCACCGCACCTCTGCTCCCTCAGCAAATCGGACACCAGATTGCATGAGCTATGCCGGAGCCCTCCAGGCTGCAGGG ctccacGGCCTGTCAGCATGGATCTCTTGCGCCTGCAATGTTTGGAGGGGTCCAGAGGCACCACCAGGCCCCAGGCAGCCTTCTCACAGCGGGAACTGCCCCGGCCCGGGCCTGCTCCCTCTGCCACCCAGCCCTCCATCAGCCATGAGGCCACCTATTCCAACGTGGGGCTGGCTGCGATCCCCAGGGCCAGCCTGGCAGCCAGCCCTGTCGTGTGGGCAGGAGCACGGCTGACCAGAAGCTGTGCCAGACCTGGGCCTGAGGCCAGGTCCGTGGTGGCTGAGTATGCTTGCATCCAGAAGCTCAAGGGAGCAGGTCTGGGGCCCCAAGGCCTGGAGCAGGGGAGGGCCGAGGGGACCCCAGCCATTCAG GTGGACATCCTGTACTCCAGGGTCAACAAGCAGAAAAGGAGAGACCCAGAACCTGCCACAGACCAGCAGGACCTCAGGGACGGGGGAGTGAGTCTGACTCGGGGGAGCAACCTGGCCTGTGAGGCCCCCCCACTCAGGGGCCTGAGTGTGGACAAGGGCCTCCTGGAAAACGTGTATGAGAGCATCCAGGAAATGCGGGCCCCTGAGCGCCAGGAACCCCCCAAATGTAGCTATTAG